CGCCAGCAAGAACCAGTATGTCGGCATCGAGGACAGGGTTAATCCCGGGATGCGCCGCATCAAAGTTTCCTTCGAGATGAAGGTCGGACACGACGTGCAGCTTCATTGCTCGCTCCGAATGCTCGCAAGCGACTCGTTGACGCTCCCTTGAAAGATGTCGACCATGACGATTGGCGAGTCAAGCTCGTCATCGTCGCCTTGATTTGTAGCGGGGCTAATGCTCGAAGCGGGGCGAGCTTCATCTGCGCATTTCTTAGTCGACGCTTGTACTTTCACCGTCTGAAGACACATGTTCAATGCCCGCTGGTAGATGCGGTTCGAGATGGTCCACAGGTCGGAATTCGGACATGGAGGCTCGTCTGGCAAGGCGTTTGGTTGGCACCATTCAAAGAGGGCTTGCACTCGGTCGATGTCGTCCAATGACACTCGAACACCACGCAGGCAGGCATGAACCGCGTCCACGTTCTCATAATCGAGTGGGCCCAACTTCACGCCGATGTGGGTTGCGATTGCACAGCATGACAGGAGGATGCGGTCGCGGCTGTTCAACGCACATGCTACCGGTGTAACGGCGCACGAAAGTGGGCGCAGTAGTGAGCGTGCTTGTAGTAAAAAGATGGACGCCATCTGGACACGCTGCTTGGCGACGAGGCGATAAGTCATCGTGTCAGCTCCTGTTGGAGGCATTCGTGGGCACGAGCTGCAGCCCTCGTTTGCCTGGTCGCACGCGGGATTGATTCGCTCGCCCCTTATTGCCTGAGACCTGGTCTTCAAGCGCAGTTTGGGTGTGAGGCTCTGACCACAAGGTTGGGACGGCTGCCGCCGACAGGGCGATGTCGCCGTCGTGTGGGAAATGGCGAAGGACGTTCAGCGCGACAGTACGAACCAGCGCCCAGAGTGGCGCTTCCTCTGCGTCGAGGAGAGTCTGCAGAAGGATTCGCGCGTCGATGACCGCCTTGGTCCGCTCGTGGGGTTGAGTCATTGCAGTGCTCCCCTGCCGTTGATGGAAGAGGGGAGCTCCGACAGATATTCCTGGGTCACGTCAGCAATCTGCTCGATACCGTGGCGGCGGCACCAGTTCAGCAGCAGATACTGCGAGTCCAGTGTCACCCCAGGTGGCCCAACGAGTTGGTACGACCGGCCGCTGGAGGTAATCCCTTGCATTGCGCGACGGTCAAACGCGGCTATGGCCGAGCTGATGCGTGCTGCAGCGATGTCAGGCCTGAAGCCTAAGAAATGGTGCTCTCCGCGCTCTGGCTCGGTCTGAATAACGGCCCAGGCGATTAGCAGGATTTCGGGTTCGATTCCAACGGGAGCTGTGGACCAGATGGGCATCATGGTCTCCGCGAACGAGCGGCCATGCTCATGCCGTCCGTGAACGACGGCGCGTGGAAGCAGGGCCGGAAGGCGTGGCGGGCTCGCTATCGTTCGACTTTTAGATGCCCGGTGATGAGATATCTATCTCACAGGATAGACGGAGCGACGAGGCCGTCAAGGCCCAATTTCCATGTTAGACGATTGCCTTGTCGGCGGTCTTCAGAATGTCGGTGAAGTCACAGTACCGCTCCAGAGAGTGCGAGCGCACGATGAAGAGGAGCTGTAAAGCCAGGGACAGTGGAATTGTTCCTGCCATTACGTGGTTCTCGAGCGCCTGCTCCGTAATGCTCGTTCCGAGCTTGCTTAGTTGGTCTGTAAGCACAGCGAGGTCGGTAATGCCCCCCTCTCGAAGCTCCACAAGGACAACATCACGAGCCCGCGTAGACCAATCATCTCCCGCAGACACGCTCGCACGCCAGAGCTCGGGCACCGTAGCCGACATGAGCGAAAGGATGTGGAGGAGCGAGCTTAGTCGGAGGCTTCCTCGATTGATGCGCAGAACTAAGCTACGCTCGGTCTCGCTAACCCCATCGCTTGCGAGCAGTTGCACAAGCGAGGAATAGGTGTGCTCCTTGCGAGCCATCGCAACGCGCACTATGCGGCAGGCAAGGCGCGCCCACGGAGAGTCAGCTTCGCTCACGAAAATCCTTCACGAAATTTCTTTGCGTTTTGAAGAGCGACGAGCTATGGTAAAGGTGAGATAAACGTCTCATCCAAAAACCGGCCGGTATAAGTCGAACTACTGTAAACCTCTACGGCCGCCTCACTCGTTCCCGGACATTTTAAGCGATTCGGGACGGTCACCTTGCCCTCAAATGGGGGTGCGCTATGGCAGCTCGAAGCGTCCTTTATCTAACGGTGGAAGGCGTCCTGTTTCCACTGGTCGCGAATCCCGCCAGCCAGCAGCGAACCAAGGGCTTCCCCTAACGAACACCTGCTTCGGCTCGGCGATTTGCTCAAGACCGCGGACAACGCGCAGGTCGTGCTCAGCTCAAGCTGGGTCGCTCAACATGGCTATCGCGCCGTACTTGGCCTACTTCCATCTGCCCTCTCTTCGCGGGTGGTGGGAGCAACGGTGCCTGGAAACCGATTGCTGCGAACAAGCGTAAGGGAGGAGGCCACATCGCGTCGAGACCTTCTGGAGCGCGACTATCTTAGACGCGAGCCCGACGCCGTTTTAGTTCTCGATTGCGACGCGCGGTATGTTCCGATGCAACTGCGGGAAAGCGCCCTAATCATCGAAAACGGGCTATGGCGCGCCCGAACAGAAACGTGGGCGACTATTACAGAGAGGCTTAAGCCCTTGAATCAGCAAAGATTTACCGCGAGGAAGGAATAAGGTGCAGAAAAGCTATTGACGAGCGCTCACCCATCGGAGCATAATCCGATGCCAAGACGCAATTGTCGCAACTTAGAAAGCATCATAGCTAATCTGTTTTAGAATCTCAAGCAAAATTTGAGAGGGCGCCTTGCCCGCTTTAGAAATGTGTCATGCAAAAAACGCGTAGAGCCTTACCCAGTAAGGTTTGGGCGCTACGTCAGCACGCTCTAAAAAAGTTGCGCGCAAATTTTAGAATTTGCGATTTTAGATTTTTAGCTGGCGGAAGACAGGTCTTAAACACATCGTGTTGAACGCGCATCGCCTTACTCGGCAAAGCTCTGGTGGCTCGATGCTGGCACTATCGAAAACTCTCGGGCTGAATCTTCCTGCTTTCCGTCTGAAGTAGATTCGCAGGGAGAGTGGGAAGGGTGGTTTGACCAAGATGAAGAGGACACGAACGACTGAGAGAGCGTCGTACCCCTGAAAATGAGAACGGCCCGTACGGGTGCAACCGTACAGGCCGAATGGCGTACCCCTTTCGAGGCACCCCACGCTTTCGCGCGCGTAGGGTCTCATAAAGGGGGCGCAAAGTCAAGCTCAGTTTGTATGCTTGATTCAATGGAGAATGAGACCCCATGAACCACAGCCCCCCCGCTGATTCGCGGTTCCACGCCCAGCCGAAGTGTCAGCAGCGCCCGGCGCTGCTGACCTCGGCTGACAGAACCTCTTCATCCCAGTCCAAGCCGCATGCAAACACGAGCGGCGCGCGACTTCTTCGCTTCGACTTTTTGTCCGCCGTCAGCCGCCCCAAGCGGATTTTCGCTGACCACGGCAATGGCTCAACCAAACTCGACCTCCTTGTCAAATCGCTCTTAGCGGACTGGCTGCGTTTTGACGTCGACAAGAAGACCTCTGAGTCTCCACCTCCATCGACCGACGTTTCGCAGTCAGCGGCATAAATCCTAGGAATATTAGGATAACGACCCATTCCGCGCACCCATGCTCGCCGAGTCGGTGGCATGCGCCCGCTTAACTGCCGCATCTCGTTCCGGTCACGCGTCACGATGCGTGCCGTCGGATGCGCACGACCAGGAGGTATTCATTCATGATGCCACTTTTGGATACAGCGAAGGCGCGTCTTGCGCTAACGCACGCTTAACTCGTCACGCTGAATCAGTTTGAGCGCGCCTTGCTGTCGGCCATCGTCCGCCAAAACATCTCGACGCCAGCAAACGAATCCAGCCAAGTATCCATAAGGACTTTTGGGTGGCGAGCAGACGAGGCACCAACTTTCGACCAGTTCCTGGAGCACTGGAGTCAGGTGGCGCGTCAGCGAGAGTTGTGCGCGAAGCGCACAGAAAAATCGAATCGTACGAAAGGGGGGTGAACTGCAATGTCTGATGCGAATTTTCCGATTGTCGCGAAACCGATTACGAAGGGTGAACGAGCACTAACGGGCTCAGGACAGGGCGAGCTATTGGAGCTTTCTCCATTCGACCTTGCGAACGCTAATCCCCTCGCGACGCGCGCGCGATATTTTAACGTTTCGTCAACGATTCCGGAGCTGATTGAAGTATTGCCGCCCGACCTAGTACGCCAAGAGCTGGCAAATCGCTGTGCGGAGAAGAGCCTCACTCTCAGCGAAGCCGAGCCGCACATAAAGATTGCAGCTTTAAACGCCTTCTTCGACGGGTTCTCGCCAATCGATGAGCACGTTCAATTTGCGACATCGGTGACTGCTGCCATCGTTGAGCACACGAAGCGAAAGCGCTCGAATCCGAGGTATGAACGTTTCTACTACGCGCTGCCTCACGTTGTAAACAAGTCTCAGCCCTTGCCCGCTCGAAAGGACTATGACTTGCTCGAAGGTCGAAGTTTTATCCTCAAAGGCGTTTGTAGTACCGGACGTGCCGCCTTCGTGAAGCGGTTGCGCGCGATGTATGGACCGCCAATCAGCGCCGAGCCGGATATGCCCGATGCGCCCCCGGGCATCTGGTATTTCCCGACCCTCACGGTCGAGCTTGAAGAGTGCGAATCTCTGGAGGACGTCATCGAATCCATGAGAAGTACCTTCGTTGCCGAAATCCAAGACCCGACATTTGGGCAGAAAGCAATCTTCCGAGCGCTAAAGGGACGTGACGCGAAGATTGCAGCGATTGCCGCTTGCCTTTTGTTGAACGTGGGCCTATTCATCTTGGACGGCGCCGACGTTGAACACATTGGATGCGACTTCGAGGGCATCCTCGCTTTTGCCGTGAAGTTGAAATCGTACGGCATACCGGTTCTTCTCTCCTGCACCGATGCGTTCTTCCGTCGTGCTTCGCTGGGTTCCTCACGAACTGGTAAAGCCCTCAATGGGACCATCGTCACGCTCCGCCCCTTCAAAGCACCCGATGAGCTAAAGGGGGACGTGGTGTTCGATGACGAGAATAGCGACCTCGACTTCGATG
This Caballeronia sp. LZ062 DNA region includes the following protein-coding sequences:
- a CDS encoding DUF6471 domain-containing protein, translating into MSEADSPWARLACRIVRVAMARKEHTYSSLVQLLASDGVSETERSLVLRINRGSLRLSSLLHILSLMSATVPELWRASVSAGDDWSTRARDVVLVELREGGITDLAVLTDQLSKLGTSITEQALENHVMAGTIPLSLALQLLFIVRSHSLERYCDFTDILKTADKAIV
- a CDS encoding HAD domain-containing protein — encoded protein: MLRLGDLLKTADNAQVVLSSSWVAQHGYRAVLGLLPSALSSRVVGATVPGNRLLRTSVREEATSRRDLLERDYLRREPDAVLVLDCDARYVPMQLRESALIIENGLWRARTETWATITERLKPLNQQRFTARKE
- a CDS encoding BPSL0761 family protein codes for the protein MTQPHERTKAVIDARILLQTLLDAEEAPLWALVRTVALNVLRHFPHDGDIALSAAAVPTLWSEPHTQTALEDQVSGNKGRANQSRVRPGKRGLQLVPTNASNRS